A genomic region of Trichothermofontia sichuanensis B231 contains the following coding sequences:
- the acnA gene encoding aconitate hydratase AcnA, whose translation MNSFNAKQTLNVNGKAYQIYSLPAAAEHLGDFSRLPYSLKVLLENLLRHEDGRTVTADDIRAIADWQQTRTATREIAYRPARVLMQDFTGVPAVVDLAAMRDAMVALGGDPDQINPLSPVDLVIDHSVMVDTYGNASAFAANVEYEFQRNRERYAFLRWGQQAFNNFRVVPPGTGICHQVNLEYLAQVVWTKDENGETIAYPDTLVGTDSHTTMINGLAVLGWGVGGIEAEAAMLGQPISMLIPEVVGMKLTGQLPEGATATDLVLTVTQRLRQQGVVGKFVEFYGDGLNHLTLADRATISNMAPEYGATCGFFPIDAETIAYLRFTGRDSDRIDLVEAYAKAQGLWRDADSPDPVFTTTLELDLGTIEPSMAGPKRPQDRVILSQVAAQFKTKDFPGFSGLDYTQARTVPVAGTDYSLSDGAVVIAAITSCTNTSNPSVMLAAGLVARKAREKGLTVKPWVKTSLAPGSQVVSDYLEKAGLQADLDALGFNLVGYGCTTCIGNSGPLADPIVEAISSQDLVVGAVLSGNRNFEGRVNPHTKANYLASPPLVVAYAIAGNLAIDLTTEPLGHDANGNPVYLRDIWPSSQEIRDIMQTALTPEMFRSRYRNVFAGNAAWQQIDTATSKTYPWQSSSTYVQNPPYFTGMKPTASAATIANIYNARPLAILGDSITTDHISPAGAIKPDSPAGSYLTSHHVIPADFNSYGSRRGNHEVMMRGTFANIRLKNEMVPGSTGGVTKFMPSGEVMSIYDAAMKYQAEGTPLIVIAGKEYGTGSSRDWAAKGTRLLGVQAMVAESYERIHRSNLVGMGVLPLQFPAGSDRHTLNLDGSETFDLSGLENGITPGMTVTLTVHRADGSQTQVPLLCRIDTLDEVEYYRHGGILQYVLRQLLAV comes from the coding sequence GTGAATAGCTTCAACGCCAAACAAACCCTCAACGTCAACGGCAAAGCCTACCAGATCTATTCCCTGCCAGCAGCGGCTGAACATCTGGGTGACTTCAGCCGTCTGCCCTACTCCCTGAAGGTGTTGCTGGAAAACCTGCTGCGCCATGAGGATGGCCGCACCGTCACCGCTGATGACATCCGCGCGATCGCTGACTGGCAACAAACCCGCACGGCCACGAGGGAAATCGCCTACCGCCCCGCACGGGTGCTTATGCAAGACTTCACGGGTGTGCCTGCCGTCGTTGATCTGGCCGCGATGCGCGATGCGATGGTGGCCCTGGGGGGTGATCCCGATCAGATTAATCCCCTCTCGCCCGTTGATCTGGTGATTGACCACTCGGTTATGGTCGATACCTATGGCAATGCGAGCGCCTTTGCCGCTAACGTTGAGTACGAATTCCAACGCAATCGCGAACGCTACGCCTTTTTGCGCTGGGGTCAGCAAGCCTTCAACAACTTCCGCGTCGTTCCCCCCGGCACTGGTATCTGCCACCAAGTCAACTTGGAATACCTGGCCCAGGTCGTCTGGACCAAGGACGAAAATGGGGAAACGATCGCCTATCCTGATACCCTCGTGGGTACCGATAGCCACACCACCATGATCAATGGCCTCGCTGTTCTCGGTTGGGGGGTGGGCGGCATTGAAGCCGAAGCCGCGATGCTGGGACAACCAATTTCTATGCTTATCCCGGAAGTCGTTGGGATGAAACTCACCGGCCAACTGCCCGAAGGGGCGACGGCGACTGATCTGGTGCTCACGGTCACCCAACGGCTGCGGCAACAGGGGGTTGTCGGTAAATTTGTCGAATTCTATGGCGATGGCCTCAACCACCTCACCCTCGCTGATCGCGCCACCATCAGCAACATGGCTCCGGAATATGGGGCCACCTGCGGCTTCTTCCCCATCGACGCCGAAACCATTGCCTACCTGCGCTTCACTGGACGGGATAGCGATCGCATTGATCTGGTGGAAGCCTACGCCAAGGCACAAGGACTCTGGCGCGATGCCGACAGCCCCGACCCCGTGTTCACCACCACCCTGGAACTGGATCTCGGCACGATCGAACCCTCCATGGCTGGCCCCAAACGGCCCCAGGATCGGGTTATCCTCTCTCAAGTCGCCGCCCAGTTCAAAACTAAAGATTTCCCCGGCTTCAGCGGTTTGGACTATACTCAAGCCCGGACCGTCCCCGTGGCTGGTACCGACTATAGCCTGAGCGATGGGGCCGTCGTCATTGCTGCGATCACCAGTTGCACCAACACCTCCAACCCCTCCGTGATGCTGGCAGCGGGTCTGGTCGCCCGTAAAGCGCGGGAAAAGGGCCTCACGGTCAAGCCCTGGGTGAAAACCTCCCTCGCCCCCGGTAGCCAAGTGGTCTCCGACTACCTGGAGAAAGCCGGCTTGCAGGCTGACCTCGATGCCCTCGGCTTTAACCTGGTGGGCTACGGCTGCACCACCTGCATTGGTAACTCCGGGCCGCTGGCTGACCCGATCGTGGAAGCCATTTCCTCGCAAGATCTCGTCGTTGGAGCCGTCCTCTCTGGGAATCGCAACTTTGAGGGGCGTGTCAATCCCCACACTAAGGCGAACTACCTGGCCTCACCGCCGCTGGTAGTGGCCTACGCGATCGCGGGTAATTTGGCGATCGACCTGACCACCGAACCGCTGGGGCATGATGCCAACGGCAACCCCGTTTATCTGCGCGACATTTGGCCCAGCAGCCAGGAAATCCGGGACATAATGCAAACGGCCCTGACGCCGGAAATGTTCCGCAGTCGTTACCGCAACGTCTTTGCTGGAAATGCTGCGTGGCAGCAGATCGACACCGCCACCAGCAAAACCTACCCCTGGCAGAGCAGCAGCACCTACGTCCAAAATCCGCCTTACTTCACGGGCATGAAACCTACCGCCAGTGCGGCCACAATCGCCAACATCTACAATGCCCGTCCCCTGGCTATCCTGGGTGATAGCATCACCACCGACCACATCTCCCCTGCCGGGGCCATCAAACCTGACAGTCCCGCTGGTAGCTACCTCACCAGCCACCATGTTATCCCTGCTGACTTCAACTCCTACGGCTCCCGTCGCGGCAACCATGAGGTGATGATGCGGGGTACCTTTGCTAACATTCGCCTGAAAAATGAAATGGTTCCCGGCTCCACGGGTGGCGTTACCAAATTCATGCCCAGTGGCGAGGTGATGTCGATCTATGATGCCGCCATGAAGTATCAAGCCGAAGGTACCCCCCTGATTGTGATTGCGGGTAAGGAATACGGTACTGGCTCCTCCCGCGACTGGGCTGCTAAGGGTACCCGGTTGCTAGGCGTACAAGCCATGGTGGCCGAAAGCTATGAACGCATTCACCGTTCCAACCTGGTGGGCATGGGCGTGCTACCGTTGCAATTCCCAGCGGGCAGCGATCGTCATACCCTCAACCTGGATGGCAGCGAAACCTTCGACCTCTCGGGCCTAGAGAACGGGATTACCCCCGGTATGACAGTGACCTTAACCGTGCATCGGGCCGATGGTAGCCAGACACAAGTTCCACTCCTGTGCCGGATTGATACCCTGGACGAAGTGGAATACTACCGCCATGGGGGGATCTTACAGTACGTCCTGCGGCAGTTGTTAGCCGTATAG
- a CDS encoding HAS-barrel domain-containing protein, whose translation MRLPLPQFTAQNRDPDHIAEVIETATSEFLAQCLEPNDLAFPIMPPFGSWVKALDEESGNQIYAVIYYATTSPIDSVHRARALGLSLQELREQQPQIFAMLKTEFRAAIVGFLPPLNHNGSGPKSADFYHHLPPRPPQIHQAVYQCSPEEVMAFTEHFDFLRTLLQLTAAPVDALIAAVLREVYRLRQADRPWLVKASRALGVILKDDYDRLQVILNQVRL comes from the coding sequence ATGCGTCTTCCTTTACCCCAATTTACGGCCCAAAACCGCGACCCAGATCATATTGCGGAGGTGATTGAAACGGCCACCTCAGAATTCCTAGCCCAATGCCTTGAACCGAATGATCTCGCCTTTCCCATCATGCCCCCCTTTGGCAGTTGGGTGAAGGCACTGGATGAAGAGTCGGGTAATCAGATCTATGCCGTGATCTACTATGCCACCACCAGCCCGATCGACTCCGTACACCGTGCCCGTGCCCTGGGGTTATCCCTACAAGAACTGCGGGAACAACAGCCCCAAATCTTTGCCATGCTCAAGACCGAATTCCGGGCCGCGATCGTCGGTTTTTTACCGCCGCTGAACCATAACGGCTCCGGTCCCAAGTCTGCGGATTTCTATCACCATCTGCCTCCCCGCCCGCCCCAAATTCACCAGGCTGTGTATCAGTGTTCTCCGGAAGAGGTGATGGCTTTCACTGAACATTTTGACTTCCTGCGCACGCTGTTACAACTAACGGCAGCCCCGGTAGACGCCTTGATTGCAGCGGTTCTGCGAGAGGTCTATCGTCTCCGGCAAGCCGATCGCCCGTGGCTGGTCAAGGCCAGCCGTGCTTTAGGAGTAATCCTGAAGGATGACTACGATCGTCTTCAGGTCATTCTGAATCAGGTGCGCTTATAA
- a CDS encoding ABC transporter ATP-binding protein, which produces MIISDAQSPSRPSRSSRPSDTPAIVVQNVAKCFKQYHHPVDRLKELLLPNTGKAELFWALQDINLEVPRGQTLGIVGRNGSGKSTLLQIIVGTLTPTRGQVQVNGRVSALLELGSGFNPEFTGRQNVFFNGQLMGLSRQAIAAKFDEIAAFADIGHFIDQPVKTYSSGMFVRLAFAVATSVEPDILIVDEALSVGDEAFQRKCFARIHAIRERGGTILFVSHAAPTIISLCDRAILLDSGEMLLAGTPKTVVAKYQKLIYAPPSQVNAVRKEIYQARLASMDSSGENGNGKLRFPAEAAARTLESDNGNGKGNGNGNNGNGTVETDLDALEAYDPNLVPTTTIAYITKGAKIHDPRITTLDGKRVNHLIARRSYIYTYTVEFLQPAHRIQFGMLVKTISGFELGGSAFPIAPELADEITTGSRVTVQFRFQCLLQPGVYFLNAGVSGIIDGESLTHLARYIDVAMFRVYAADDGYGTGIMDLLIDPTCMITSELPDGGN; this is translated from the coding sequence ATGATTATCTCTGATGCCCAATCCCCATCCCGGCCTTCTCGGTCTTCCCGACCGTCGGATACGCCTGCGATCGTGGTCCAAAATGTGGCGAAGTGCTTTAAGCAGTATCACCATCCTGTTGATCGGCTGAAGGAACTGTTGTTACCCAACACGGGCAAGGCCGAGTTATTTTGGGCGCTTCAGGACATTAACTTGGAAGTTCCCCGTGGGCAAACCCTGGGGATTGTGGGCCGCAATGGGTCGGGGAAAAGTACGTTGCTGCAAATTATTGTGGGCACGCTCACGCCGACGCGGGGGCAGGTCCAGGTTAATGGGCGGGTATCGGCGTTACTGGAACTAGGGAGTGGTTTTAATCCCGAATTTACGGGTCGCCAGAATGTGTTTTTTAATGGCCAACTTATGGGCTTAAGCCGACAGGCGATCGCGGCCAAATTTGACGAGATTGCCGCGTTTGCCGATATTGGTCATTTCATTGATCAGCCGGTAAAAACCTACTCCAGCGGGATGTTTGTGCGCTTGGCCTTTGCCGTTGCCACCAGTGTGGAACCGGATATTTTGATTGTGGATGAGGCACTGTCGGTGGGAGATGAGGCGTTTCAGCGCAAGTGTTTTGCCCGGATTCATGCCATTCGCGAACGGGGGGGGACGATTCTCTTTGTCTCCCATGCCGCTCCGACGATTATTAGCCTCTGCGATCGGGCGATTTTGCTCGACAGTGGGGAAATGCTGCTTGCCGGTACCCCGAAGACGGTGGTGGCTAAGTATCAGAAGTTGATTTATGCCCCCCCTAGCCAAGTCAATGCGGTTCGTAAGGAAATCTATCAAGCCAGACTCGCTTCGATGGATAGTAGCGGGGAGAACGGGAACGGTAAACTGCGATTCCCCGCTGAAGCTGCTGCCCGAACGCTAGAATCCGACAATGGTAACGGGAAGGGGAATGGCAATGGTAATAATGGCAATGGCACTGTTGAGACTGATTTAGATGCCCTGGAAGCGTATGATCCGAATTTAGTGCCGACGACGACGATCGCCTACATTACCAAGGGAGCCAAAATCCATGATCCCCGAATTACCACACTCGATGGGAAGCGGGTCAATCATTTAATTGCGCGGCGATCGTACATCTACACCTATACGGTTGAGTTTTTGCAACCTGCCCATCGCATTCAATTTGGTATGTTGGTGAAGACGATTAGTGGTTTTGAGTTGGGCGGTTCAGCGTTTCCGATCGCGCCGGAGTTAGCGGATGAGATCACCACTGGTAGTCGGGTGACGGTGCAGTTTCGCTTTCAATGTTTGCTGCAACCGGGGGTGTATTTCCTCAATGCTGGGGTGTCAGGCATTATCGATGGCGAAAGCCTCACCCATTTAGCCCGCTATATTGACGTGGCAATGTTCCGGGTGTATGCAGCGGATGATGGGTACGGTACAGGCATTATGGATTTATTGATTGACCCAACCTGTATGATTACCTCAGAATTACCCGACGGGGGAAATTGA
- a CDS encoding ABC transporter permease, producing MKLSLLKTLVQRDLEARYKGSILGNLWPLLNQLSQLLIYTYVFSIVLQVKLDLASMPNGNVSFSLWLFAGLLPWNAFTAGLLQSANSLVTQPNLVKKVVFPLRLLPLVPICSAFIESLMGLAILVLLVGVLSHSFNTAIWLLPLAWLPQLLLTAGLGYLVASFTVFLRDIPQSLVVIVNLWFYLTPIVYPAHVIPLPWRYWVLWLNPLAAIVETYRDLVLVGKMQHWGEWAFATILALLLFLGGLWVYQRLRPAFADVL from the coding sequence TTGAAGCTGTCGCTGCTAAAAACACTGGTACAACGGGATCTGGAGGCCCGCTACAAGGGGTCGATCTTAGGCAACCTGTGGCCCCTTTTGAACCAGCTTTCCCAGCTTTTGATCTATACCTATGTCTTTTCGATCGTCCTGCAGGTAAAGCTGGATCTCGCCAGTATGCCCAATGGCAATGTGAGCTTTAGCCTCTGGTTGTTTGCTGGATTATTGCCCTGGAATGCCTTTACGGCGGGCCTGTTGCAGTCGGCCAATAGCCTGGTCACCCAACCGAATCTGGTGAAAAAGGTGGTGTTCCCTCTGCGTCTATTACCCCTAGTGCCAATTTGTTCAGCGTTTATCGAGAGTTTGATGGGGTTAGCGATTCTGGTGTTGTTGGTGGGGGTTCTCTCCCACAGCTTTAATACAGCGATCTGGTTACTCCCCCTGGCCTGGTTACCCCAACTGTTGTTGACGGCGGGGCTGGGGTATCTGGTGGCGAGTTTTACGGTGTTTCTGCGGGATATCCCCCAAAGCCTGGTTGTGATTGTGAATTTATGGTTTTACTTAACGCCGATCGTGTATCCCGCCCATGTGATCCCCTTGCCCTGGCGGTATTGGGTTCTCTGGCTCAATCCCCTAGCCGCGATCGTGGAGACCTATCGCGATCTAGTACTGGTGGGGAAAATGCAACACTGGGGCGAGTGGGCCTTTGCCACAATCTTAGCCTTGCTGCTCTTCCTGGGGGGCCTATGGGTTTATCAACGCCTCCGACCGGCCTTCGCGGATGTGCTTTAA
- a CDS encoding metal ABC transporter permease, with protein sequence MLALTLAGIFTPLLEPLQYGFMQRSLIIAVFVGLVCSLVGCYLMVRRLALLGDAISHSVLPGLAIAFWLGGNIFVGAFIAGVVSTLLIAWIQARSPIKEDAAMGIVFSAFFAFGITLITVIQKHNKIDLNHFLFGNILGVTSADVRDTAIITAIVGVVIFLIYKELLFFTFDPLGAEAAGLPVHLLNFGLMALIALTVVASLKAVGVVLVLALLITPGATAYLWVTRLHQMMALGAALGIAASMSGMYLSYWFNVPSGPAIVLVSFSLFMLTLLFSPRYGVLTQPRSQRVSPEKSQISSSRPLI encoded by the coding sequence ATGTTGGCCCTGACCCTAGCCGGTATATTCACACCGCTACTGGAACCGCTCCAGTATGGTTTCATGCAGCGATCGCTGATCATTGCGGTATTCGTGGGTCTGGTCTGTTCCCTAGTGGGTTGTTACCTGATGGTGCGGCGGTTGGCGTTGCTCGGAGATGCCATTAGCCATTCCGTATTACCAGGGCTAGCGATCGCCTTTTGGCTGGGGGGCAATATTTTCGTTGGGGCGTTTATTGCGGGGGTGGTTAGTACCCTGCTGATTGCCTGGATTCAGGCGCGATCGCCGATTAAGGAAGATGCGGCAATGGGGATTGTATTTTCAGCCTTTTTTGCCTTTGGCATTACCCTCATTACCGTGATTCAAAAGCATAACAAGATCGATCTGAATCACTTTCTGTTTGGCAATATTCTGGGGGTGACGAGTGCCGATGTGCGGGATACGGCAATCATTACCGCGATCGTGGGCGTTGTTATCTTCCTGATTTATAAAGAACTATTATTTTTTACCTTCGATCCCTTGGGAGCCGAGGCAGCGGGTTTACCGGTACATCTGTTGAATTTTGGTCTCATGGCTTTAATTGCCCTAACGGTGGTGGCTAGTTTGAAAGCTGTGGGGGTTGTCTTGGTGCTGGCCCTGTTGATTACACCGGGGGCAACGGCCTATTTATGGGTAACCCGGTTGCATCAGATGATGGCATTGGGAGCTGCATTGGGCATTGCTGCGAGTATGAGTGGCATGTATTTAAGTTATTGGTTCAATGTCCCCTCGGGTCCGGCGATCGTGCTGGTTTCCTTTAGCCTGTTTATGCTCACCCTCTTGTTTAGCCCCCGCTACGGTGTGTTAACCCAACCGCGATCGCAGCGCGTCTCCCCTGAAAAATCGCAAATCTCCTCCTCGCGACCGCTGATTTAG
- a CDS encoding metal ABC transporter ATP-binding protein, whose translation MHAVATWPQAAADSIRVNHVGVQYREINALEEVTVTIQPGRLTGLIGPNGAGKSTLVKALLGMAPVVQGTVMYGDRPLAEQRQRVAYVPQRTQVDWTYPATVWDVVMMGRVRSTGWFQPFSATSRRLAAAALERVGMLALRDRPIGQLSGGQQQRVFLARSLVQAVDIFCFDEPFVGVDRTTEAVLFDVFHELAAAGKIVLVVNHDLGESITHFDDLILLNRTLIASGPRQQVLNALNLERAYGGHVRFFAAEAA comes from the coding sequence ATGCACGCCGTTGCCACTTGGCCGCAGGCCGCTGCGGATAGCATTCGCGTGAACCATGTAGGGGTGCAATATCGCGAAATCAACGCCCTTGAAGAGGTTACGGTGACGATCCAACCCGGTCGGCTGACGGGACTCATTGGTCCCAATGGGGCGGGCAAAAGTACGCTGGTTAAGGCCCTGTTAGGCATGGCGCCGGTGGTGCAGGGAACGGTGATGTATGGCGATCGCCCCCTAGCCGAGCAGCGGCAGCGGGTGGCCTACGTGCCCCAACGCACCCAGGTGGATTGGACCTATCCGGCGACGGTGTGGGATGTGGTGATGATGGGCCGGGTGCGATCGACGGGGTGGTTCCAGCCCTTTTCGGCCACCAGTCGGCGGTTGGCGGCGGCAGCGTTGGAGCGGGTGGGGATGCTGGCCTTGCGTGATCGTCCGATTGGTCAACTTTCCGGCGGTCAACAACAGCGGGTTTTTCTCGCCCGTTCCCTTGTCCAAGCGGTTGATATTTTCTGTTTCGATGAGCCGTTTGTGGGGGTCGATCGGACAACAGAAGCCGTGTTATTTGACGTATTCCACGAGTTAGCCGCTGCTGGGAAAATTGTGTTGGTGGTCAACCATGACCTCGGAGAAAGTATTACCCACTTTGATGACCTGATCTTGCTGAATCGAACCCTGATCGCGAGTGGTCCGCGGCAGCAGGTCTTAAACGCCCTCAACCTGGAACGGGCCTACGGGGGGCACGTGCGCTTCTTTGCAGCGGAGGCAGCCTAA
- a CDS encoding metal ABC transporter solute-binding protein, Zn/Mn family produces the protein MMLRLGLMPGGWFGLTSRRLQVLWFGMLLGFGMVACTPEAAQRQGETNTPQVVATTTIVADLTDQIGGSAIQLTRLLKPGDDPHTYEPVPTDSVALEQADLILYNGFNLEPGVMRLMNAVGMRASKLAVGEVVTPLDIEYEGQKVPDPHVWGDVENAIAMVAAIKTALIDLVPTQRQQIQQNADRLTAALEQLDAWVKQQIATIPANNRQLVTTHDAFQYYAHAYGLRIVGTLIGLSTEEQPSAQTIRSLVAAIKQTGVPAIFAETTVNPALITTVAEEAGVQLAPRPLYADAIGAPGSDGDSYLKMIEANTRTIVEALGGTYTPLQTGEAANSGHTNR, from the coding sequence ATGATGCTGCGATTGGGACTGATGCCGGGTGGTTGGTTTGGGCTAACTTCACGCCGACTCCAGGTGCTTTGGTTCGGGATGCTGCTGGGGTTCGGGATGGTTGCCTGCACACCGGAGGCGGCTCAACGTCAGGGGGAGACGAACACGCCCCAGGTGGTGGCAACAACGACGATCGTGGCGGATCTGACGGACCAGATTGGGGGGAGTGCGATCCAATTAACCCGTCTCCTGAAGCCAGGAGATGATCCCCATACTTACGAACCCGTGCCTACCGATAGCGTTGCCCTGGAGCAAGCCGATCTGATTCTCTATAACGGCTTCAATCTGGAACCGGGGGTGATGCGGTTGATGAATGCGGTGGGGATGCGAGCCAGCAAGCTAGCAGTGGGTGAAGTCGTTACTCCTTTAGACATAGAATATGAAGGTCAAAAGGTGCCCGATCCCCATGTATGGGGCGATGTTGAGAACGCGATCGCAATGGTAGCGGCGATCAAAACCGCCCTGATTGATCTGGTCCCAACACAGCGACAGCAAATTCAGCAAAATGCCGATCGCCTGACGGCTGCGCTAGAGCAACTGGATGCCTGGGTCAAACAGCAAATTGCGACGATTCCGGCAAACAACCGTCAGTTAGTCACAACCCACGATGCCTTTCAATACTATGCCCATGCCTATGGTCTCCGGATTGTCGGGACCTTAATTGGCCTCAGTACCGAGGAGCAACCCAGTGCCCAAACGATCCGATCGCTGGTGGCGGCCATTAAACAAACTGGGGTCCCGGCCATTTTTGCTGAAACAACAGTTAATCCGGCACTCATTACGACGGTTGCGGAGGAAGCAGGTGTCCAGTTAGCGCCTCGCCCGCTTTATGCGGACGCGATCGGTGCCCCTGGCAGTGACGGGGATTCCTATCTCAAAATGATTGAGGCCAATACGCGCACGATCGTGGAAGCCTTGGGGGGCACCTACACCCCGTTGCAAACAGGGGAGGCCGCCAATTCAGGACACACAAACCGTTAA
- a CDS encoding DUF3611 family protein, translating into MSDPSEYPSLPTAVQRAAAGFHTAGWTGFWVQVVLAVVATIILLFAASSRTIAPAVASPGRGFGVFFAICGLVALYASIFWTFRYTRLSKQLQTPDPALRPRKADTIELLRMGVMINLIGLLLIILGAQAIVGALLAKSLSQVQGLGALDPSRQIQPLDIFVVQANTHAITAHFAGLVTSLWLLNRLSR; encoded by the coding sequence ATGTCAGATCCTTCTGAATATCCCTCTCTGCCCACAGCGGTTCAACGGGCGGCTGCTGGATTTCACACGGCTGGTTGGACTGGATTTTGGGTGCAGGTGGTATTAGCCGTTGTCGCAACGATTATCCTGTTGTTTGCCGCTAGTAGCCGCACTATTGCCCCCGCTGTGGCCAGCCCAGGTCGAGGGTTTGGCGTTTTTTTTGCGATTTGCGGTCTGGTGGCCCTCTATGCCAGCATTTTCTGGACGTTTCGCTATACCCGCCTATCGAAACAACTGCAAACGCCTGATCCAGCCCTGCGCCCCCGTAAAGCTGACACCATAGAACTGCTGCGCATGGGGGTCATGATTAACCTCATTGGGCTGCTGCTCATTATCCTCGGTGCTCAGGCGATCGTGGGTGCCCTGTTAGCTAAATCTCTCTCTCAGGTCCAAGGTTTGGGAGCACTGGACCCCAGCCGTCAGATCCAGCCCCTCGATATTTTCGTCGTCCAGGCCAATACCCACGCGATCACGGCCCACTTTGCTGGACTGGTGACTTCCCTCTGGTTGCTCAACCGCCTCAGTCGCTAG
- the mutL gene encoding DNA mismatch repair endonuclease MutL encodes MVAGIQPLPDDVVSLMVAGEVIDSLAAAVRELVENAIDAGATRITIALWPERGGLQVTDNGTGMTLADLQQAALPHRTSKIRSGADLWQITSLGFRGEALHSLAQLAELRLCSRPQDNPEASTGWGVTYDAQGHPQQVETIAIAPGTIAQVDNLFGHWPSRRQSLPTIAQQLRAVQLTIQHLALCHPHITWQVSQHNRPWFSLYPGSSARVIIPQVLRGVAEHDLRELTRAIPLPRMSETVNYPASADASLSLVLGLPDRCHRRRPDWVKVAVNGRLIHSPELEQALLSGFGRTLPRDRYPVCFLHLQLPPTAVDWHRHPAKTEIYLRYLEHWQAEVQAAIEQIFQLETQDTGEVTGGLYSDRMQQVLKSAEAEGVYGSFATVKFNIHPSDPPLISLRAMAQVHQTYILAEHPSGLWLVEQHIAHERVLYEELCDRWQLVPLEPPVILAGLTVAQREQLERLGITVEPFGETLWAIRQAPAVLASREDCPAALVELSLAGDVQAAQVATACRSAIRNGTPLTLSEMQALLDQWQQTRQPHTCPHGRPIYLALEESTLARFFRRHWVIGKSHGLQ; translated from the coding sequence ATGGTCGCTGGTATTCAACCATTGCCGGATGATGTGGTGTCGCTGATGGTGGCGGGGGAGGTAATTGACTCGCTGGCAGCGGCGGTGCGCGAGTTGGTGGAAAATGCGATCGATGCGGGCGCGACGCGGATCACGATCGCCCTCTGGCCGGAGCGGGGCGGGCTGCAAGTGACGGATAATGGGACAGGGATGACTTTGGCGGATCTGCAACAGGCAGCTCTACCCCATCGCACCAGTAAGATCCGCAGTGGTGCAGACCTCTGGCAAATTACCAGTCTGGGCTTTCGGGGGGAAGCGTTGCATAGTTTGGCCCAGTTGGCGGAGTTGCGATTATGTAGCCGTCCCCAGGATAACCCGGAAGCATCTACGGGTTGGGGGGTTACCTATGATGCCCAAGGTCATCCACAACAGGTCGAGACGATCGCGATCGCGCCTGGCACGATTGCCCAAGTGGATAATCTTTTTGGTCACTGGCCTAGCCGTCGCCAGAGTTTACCAACGATCGCTCAACAACTGCGGGCGGTCCAGCTCACGATCCAACACCTGGCCCTCTGCCATCCCCACATCACCTGGCAGGTATCCCAGCACAATCGTCCCTGGTTTAGTCTCTATCCGGGATCTTCGGCGCGAGTAATTATCCCCCAAGTGTTACGAGGGGTGGCTGAGCATGATTTGCGGGAATTGACGCGGGCGATCCCCTTGCCAAGGATGTCCGAGACTGTCAACTATCCAGCTTCAGCGGATGCCTCCCTGAGCCTAGTGCTGGGGTTACCCGATCGCTGCCATCGTCGTCGTCCGGATTGGGTGAAGGTAGCGGTGAATGGGCGTCTGATCCACTCGCCAGAGTTGGAGCAGGCCTTGCTCAGTGGGTTTGGGCGTACCCTCCCCCGCGATCGCTATCCCGTCTGTTTTCTGCATCTGCAACTTCCCCCCACCGCTGTTGATTGGCATCGCCATCCAGCTAAAACGGAGATCTATTTGCGTTATCTGGAACATTGGCAGGCTGAGGTCCAGGCGGCTATTGAACAGATCTTCCAACTCGAAACCCAAGACACGGGGGAAGTGACGGGAGGGTTATACAGCGATCGTATGCAACAGGTATTAAAAAGTGCTGAAGCAGAGGGGGTGTATGGCTCCTTTGCAACTGTCAAATTCAACATTCACCCTTCCGACCCTCCCTTAATTTCCCTGCGGGCGATGGCCCAGGTGCATCAAACCTATATTTTGGCGGAGCATCCCAGCGGTCTGTGGTTGGTGGAGCAGCATATTGCCCATGAGCGGGTGTTGTATGAGGAATTGTGCGATCGTTGGCAGTTGGTTCCGTTGGAGCCGCCGGTAATTTTGGCAGGGTTAACAGTGGCGCAACGGGAGCAGTTAGAGCGGTTAGGAATTACGGTAGAGCCGTTTGGGGAAACGCTCTGGGCCATCCGTCAGGCCCCGGCTGTGTTGGCTAGCAGAGAGGACTGTCCGGCAGCGCTTGTCGAGCTGAGTTTGGCAGGGGATGTGCAAGCGGCCCAAGTGGCAACGGCCTGCCGCAGTGCGATTCGTAATGGTACACCATTAACATTATCGGAAATGCAAGCGTTACTGGATCAGTGGCAACAAACGCGACAGCCTCACACCTGTCCCCACGGGCGTCCAATTTACCTGGCCTTGGAGGAGTCGACCCTGGCGCGGTTTTTCCGGCGACATTGGGTGATCGGCAAGAGTCATGGTTTGCAGTGA